A window of the Procambarus clarkii isolate CNS0578487 chromosome 79, FALCON_Pclarkii_2.0, whole genome shotgun sequence genome harbors these coding sequences:
- the LOC123764529 gene encoding fibroin heavy chain isoform X2 has translation MRVVVAWVAVVAVGLSCAAKLDHLTGKGEGCDCDQGGPGSKTPIGSFFVAPLPSGGTHTSFAGFGSPSKIKPGGGVLGSSFQTSATQGSGSSSARGSSTGGSFTSFAGFNTGSSSAASKGSFHSGSYTSSQGAGAGGTVAASAQAPFAGTRRAGSTGSGSSSGAYGATSGSPKPGSPFGTSGTPSRAPGSGSSFSSGGGLGSGSGRPGTGSSSAAGQRPGSGLTGFGASSKTKPGGGVQGASFQSSVTHRSGSSPGSGSPAGAGHGSAGGSTTSGSFTSFAGDGAGRGSDASRGSFHSGTFTSTLTGGTGPSGSRGSLGTSGTPSRVGGPGSGSTSSGGRYSSSSHKTSSSTPGSGTTGGGISFSAHSSSAAGQFPGSGSGSAFTGFGSPSKTKPGGIQGSSLQASVTHQSGGASAGAAHGGSSGGGSTTSGSFTSFAGDGAGSGSDGSRGSFHSGTFTSTLTGGTGPSGFGTGTHGSGTGTHGSGTGSSLSGHGSSTSPGSASGLTKPGSLSTRAGSGFSSTSYGSSSGSRGSGTGFGAGTKTGSGAGLGSGAGTGTGFGAGTGAGFGTGTKTGHGAGAGLGAGAGTGAGFGTGTKIGHGAGAGLGAGAGTGAGFGTGTKTGHGAGAGFGTGAGTSAGFGTGTKTGHGAGAGFGTGAGTGAGFGTGTKIGHGAGAGFGTGAGTGAGFGTGTKTGHGAGAGFGTGAGAGFGTGAGFGTGAGSGAGFGTGTGAGVGTGTKTGHGAGFGTGTGAAYSAGTKTGHGAAFGSGTGTGAGFGAGFGAGFGTGTKTGHGAGFGTSTGTGAGFGAGTKTSHGAAFGTSTGTGAGTGAGTGAGFGTSTGAGSGTGAGFGAGTKTGHGAAFGTSTGTGAGSGTGAGFGAGTKTGHGAAFGTSTGTGAGTGIGFGTSTGAGSGTGAGFGAGTKTGHGAAFGTSTGTGFGTSTGTGAGSGTGAGFGAGTKTGHGAAFGTSTGTGFGASTGAGTRAGFGTSTGTGAGTGAGSGGGFGAGTKTGHGAGFGTSTGAGFGTSTGAGFGTSTGTGAGSGAGTGAGSGAGTGAGFGAGTKTGHGAAFGTSTGTGAGSGVHGSIAPGFSSQFTKVTFTSDHKPGFGAQRTGFGPTVSGTGAGFGVSTRTSSGTGLGADSGTRSGAGYGTSYATGTKTDSGSRFGAGSGVGTKTGTGAAFGTGPGSGVGSGTGFGTSADGGAGFGAGTGSGVGTKTGHGAGIGAGSDTGFGSGIKTGAGTGAGFGSGTGSGAGFGTGTKTGAGTGAGFGSGTGSGAGFGTGTKTGAGTGAGFGSGTGSGAGFGTGTKTGAGTGSGFGSGTGSGAGFGTGTKTGAGTGAGFSSGTGSGAGFGTGTKTGFGAGAGFGTGTGSGSGTGADRGAGFGTGTKTGFGAGTGSGTGSGAGFGTGTGSGTGADRGAGFGSGTTSGFGAGFGAHGKPGSQDSRGSGTYVSSKFTSTRTGAGSGTGSGLGSGAGTQRGSGAGFGAGTKTGFGAGTGAGSGAHGAGSGAFGAGSGAGFGALGAGSGAHGPGSGAGSGSGAHGPGSGAGSGAGSGAHGPGSGAGSGAFGAGSGAFGAGSGAHGAGSGAGSGALGAGSGAFGAGSGAFGAGSGAHGAGSGAGSGAFGAGAGAHGPGSGAGSGAFGAGSGAHGPGSGAGFGAHGPGSGAHGPGSGAGSGAFGAGAHGAGSGAGSGAFGAGSGAFGAGSGAFGAGSGAFGAGSGAHGAGAGAGSGAGFGAHGGSRSHFGAGSATGSGTQVGSSTGFGSGTGFGALGGSSTGFGALGGSSTGFGTGIGGLPGLGTGGFKGAVSHFSSGHTSTGPGSLAAGSSFRHGSSGFSSQAFSSSFASSGSFSTGGTVHAGFCPNVTDKCPSKHAKKATKCLNDDTCALTEKCCFDACLQNGPVDHFVCKPALTKAPAW, from the exons A TGCGTGTAGTGGTggcgtgggtggcggtggtggcggtcggCCTCAGCTGTGCTGCCAAGTTGGACCACTTGACGGGCAAGGGTGAAGGATGCGACTGCGACCAAGGTGGACCTGGCAGCAAGACACCCATCGGAAGCTTCTTCGTGGCACCGCTTCCATCGGGGGGAACACATACCTCCTTCGCTGG GTTCGGATCCCCTTCAAAGATAAAGCCAGGAGGAGGAGTCTTAGGGTCGTCGTTCCAGACGTCCGCCACCCAAGGCAGCGGGTCGTCCTCGGCAAGAGGGTCGTCTACAGGTGGTTCTTTCACATCTTTTGCTGG ATTTAATACTGGAAGTAGCAGCGCTGCTTCTAAGGGGTCGTTCCATTCTGGCTCTTATACCTCATCACAAGGCGCTGGAGCTGGAGGAACTGTGGCTGCAAGCGCACAAGCTCCTTTTGCTGGAACTCGCAGGGCTGGAAGCACTGGAAGTGGATCTTCCTCTGGTGCATATGGAGCGACGTCAGGCTCACCAAAGCCTGGAAGTCCATTCGGCACTTCTGGCACTCCTTCGAGAGCTCCTGGATCTGGAAGTAGCTTTTCGTCTGGTGGAGGGCTTGGAAGTGGGTCTGGAAGACCTGGTACTGGAAGTTCTTCAGCTGCAGGTCAACGTCCTGGAAGTGGACTCACTGG ATTTGGCGCATCATCTAAGACGAAACCAGGAGGTGGAGTCCAGGGCGCATCCTTCCAGTCGTCAGTCACTCACCGCAGCGGGTCCTCTCCGGGTAGTGGATCGCCTGCTGGAGCTGGTCATGGTAGTGCTGGTGGGTCGACCACCAGCGGCTCTTTCACATCCTTCGCTGG AGATGGTGCTGGAAGAGGCAGCGATGCTTCCAGAGGTTCATTCCATTCTGGCACCTTTACCTCAACATTAACCGGTGGAACGGGGCCTTCGGGTTCACGTGGTTCATTAGGCACCTCTGGTACTCCTTCGAGAGTAGGCGGCCCTGGAAGTGGGTCTACATCATCTGGAGGCAGATATTCTTCCTCTTCACATAAAACGTCGTCCAGCACGCCAGGGTCTGGAACGACTGGTGGGGGAATTTCTTTTAGTGCACACAGCTCTTCAGCTGCTGGTCAGTTTCCAGGAAGTGGTTCTGGAAGTGCATTCACTGG ATTCGGTTCACCTTCCAAGACAAAACCAGGAGGAATCCAGGGCTCGTCCCTCCAGGCGTCAGTAACTCACCAAAGTGGTGGTGCTTCTGCTGGAGCTGctcatggtggtagtagtggtggtgggtcgaCCACCAGCGGCTCTTTCACATCCTTCGCTGG AGATGGTGCTGGAAGCGGTAGCGATGGTTCCAGAGGATCATTCCATTCAGGcaccttcacctcaacactaacCGGTGGTACGGGGCCTTCAGGCTTTGGAACTGGAACCCATGGTTCCGGGACTGGAACCCATGGTTCTggaactggatcatctcttagtggTCACGGTTCATCAACCTCACCTGGGTCTGCAAGTGGCCTTACGAAACCTGGAAGTTTGTCAACAAGAGCTGGAAGTGGTTTCTCATCTACTAGTTATGGATCTTCCTCTGGATCACGTGGATCTGGTACAGGATTTGGTGCTGGAACTAAAACTGGCTCTGGTGCTGGATTAGGGTCTGGTGCAGGAACGGGTACTGGATTTGGTGCCGGTACTGGTGCTGGATTTGGTACTGGTACCAAAACTGGCCATGGAGCTGGAGCTGGATtaggtgctggtgctggtactggtgctggatTTGGTACTGGTACCAAAATTGGCCATGGAGCTGGAGCTGGATtaggtgctggtgctggtactggtgctggatTTGGTACTGGTACCAAAACTGGCCATGGAGCTGGAGCTGgatttggtactggtgctggtactAGTGCTGGATTTGGTACTGGTACCAAAACTGGCCATGGAGCTGGAGCTGgatttggtactggtgctg GTACTGGTGCTGGATTTGGTACTGGTACCAAAATTGGCCATGGAGCTGGAGCTGgatttggtactggtgctggtactggtgctggatTTGGTACTGGTACCAAAACTGGCCATGGAGCTGGAGCTGgatttggtactggtgctggtgctggatttggtactggtgctggatttggtactggtgctggttctggtgctggatttggtactggtactggtgctggaGTTGGTACTGGTACCAAAACTGGCCATGGAGCTGGATTTGGTACTGGCACTGGTGCTGCATATAGTGCTGGAACTAAAACTGGCCATGGAGCTGCATTTGGatctggtactggtactggtgctggatTTGGTGCTGGATTTGGTGCTGGATTTGGTACTGGAACTAAAACTGGCCATGGAGCTGGTTTTGGAACAAgtactggtactggtgctggatTTGGTGCTGGAACTAAAACTAGCCATGGAGCTGCATTTGGAACAAgtactggtactggtgctggtactggtgctggtactggggCTGGATTTGGAACAAGTACTGGTGCTGGCTCTGGTACTGGTGCTGGATTTGGTGCTGGAACTAAAACTGGCCATGGAGCTGCATTTGGAACAAgtactggtactggtgctggctCTGGTACTGGTGCTGGATTTGGTGCTGGAACTAAAACTGGCCATGGAGCTGCATTTGGAACAAgtactggtactggtgctggtactgggaTTGGATTTGGAACAAGTACTGGTGCTGGCTCTGGTACTGGTGCTGGATTTGGTGCTGGAACTAAAACTGGCCATGGAGCTGCATTTGGAACAAGTACTGGTACTGGATTTGGAACAAgtactggtactggtgctggctCTGGTACTGGTGCTGGATTTGGTGCTGGAACTAAAACTGGCCATGGAGCTGCATTTGGAACAAGTACTGGTACTGGATTTGGAGCAAGTACTGGTGCTGGTACTAGGGCTGGATTTGGAACAAgtactggtactggtgctggtactggtgctggctCTGGTGGTGGATTTGGTGCTGGAACTAAAACTGGCCATGGAGCTGGTTTTGGAACAAGTACTGGTGCTGGATTTGGAACAAGTACTGGTGCTGGATTTGGAACAAgtactggtactggtgctggctctggcgctggtactggtgctggctctggcgctggtactggtgctggatTTGGTGCTGGCACTAAAACTGGCCATGGGGCTGCATTTGGAACAAgtactggtactggtgctggatCTGGTGTCCATGGGTCCATTGCACCAGGATTTAGTTCCCAATTCACCAAAGTAACCTTCACCAGTGAccacaaacctggatttggtgccCAAAGAACCGGATTTGGCCCTACCGTCTCTGGCACCGGTGCCGGATTCGGAGTGAGCACTAGAACTAGTTCTGGTACAGGATTAGGTGCTGATAGTGGCACTCGTTCCGGTGCTGGATATGGAACTAGTTATGCAACTGGAACTAAAACGGACTCTGGTTCTCGGTTCGGTGCAGGTTCTGGTGTTGGCACTAAAACTGGGACTGGGGCTGCATTTGGAACCGGTCCTGGGTCTGGGGTTGGTTCTGGGACTGGATTTGGTACTAGTGCTGACGGTGGGGCTGGATTTGGCGCTGGAACTGGTTCTGGTGTTGGAACAAAAACTGGTCATGGAGCTGGAATAGGAGCTGGTTCTGATACAGGATTTGGTTCTGGTATTAAAACTGgcgctggtactggtgctggatTTGGTTCTGGGACTGGCTCTGGTGCCGGATTTGGTACTGGTACTAAAACTGgcgctggtactggtgctggatTTGGTTCTGGGACTGGCTCTGGTGCCGGATTTGGTACTGGTACTAAAACTGGAGCAGGTACTGGTGCTGGATTTGGTTCTGGGACTGGCTCTGGTGCCGGATTTGGTACTGGTACTAAAACTGGCGCTGGTACTGGTTCTGGATTTGGTTCTGGGACTGGCTCTGGTGCCGGATTTGGTACTGGTACTAAAACTGgcgctggtactggtgctggatTTAGTTCTGGGACTGGCTCTGGTGCCGGATTTGGTACTGGTACGAAAACTGgctttggtgctggtgctggattTGGTACTGGTACTGGTTCTGGAAGTGGTACTGGCGCTGATCGTGGTGCTGGATTTGGTACTGGTACGAAAACTGGctttggtgctggtactggttctGGGACTGGCTCTGGTGCCGGATTTGGTACTGGTACTGGAAGTGGTACTGGCGCTGATCGTGGTGCTGGATTTGGTTCTGGTACCACATCTGGCTTTGGGGCTGGATTTGGAGCTCATGGCAAGCCAGGTAGCCAAGATTCAAGGGGTTCCGGCACTTATGTCAGCAGTAAGTTCACTTCCACAAGGACTGGTGCTGGTTCTGGCACTGGTTCTGGCCTAGGATCTGGTGCAGGCACTCAAAGAGGCTCTGGAGCAGGATTTGGCGCTGGAACTAAAACTGGCTTTGGTGCTGGAACTGGTGCTGGATCTGGTGCCCATGGTGCTGGATCTGGAGCCTTTGGTGCTGGATCTGGTGCTGGATTTGGAGCCCTTGGTGCTGGATCTGGTGCCCATGGTCCTGGATCTGGTGCTGGATCTGGATCTGGTGCCCATGGTCCTGGATCTGGTGCTGGATCTGGAGCTGGATCTGGTGCCCATGGTCCTGGATCTGGTGCTGGATCTGGAGCCTTTGGTGCTGGATCTGGAGCCTTTGGTGCTGGATCTGGTGCCCATGGGGCTGGATCTGGTGCTGGATCTGGAGCCCTTGGTGCTGGATCTGGAGCCTTTGGTGCTGGATCTGGAGCCTTTGGTGCTGGATCTGGTGCCCATGGGGCTGGATCTGGTGCTGGATCTGGAGCCTTTGGTGCTGGAGCTGGTGCCCATGGTCCTGGATCTGGTGCTGGATCTGGAGCCTTTGGTGCTGGATCTGGAGCCCATGGTCCTGGATCTGGTGCTGGTTTTGGAGCCCATGGTCCTGGATCTGGTGCCCATGGTCCTGGATCTGGTGCTGGATCTGGAGCCTTTGGTGCTGGTGCCCATGGAGCTGGATCTGGTGCTGGATCTGGAGCCTTTGGTGCTGGATCTGGAGCCTTTGGTGCTGGATCTGGAGCCTTTGGTGCTGGATCTGGAGCCTTTGGTGCTGGATCTGGTGCCCATGGTGCTGGAGCTGGTGCTGGATCTGGTGCTGGTTTTGGAGCCCATGGTGGTTCCAGATCTCACTTTGGTGCTGGTTCAGCTACTGGCTCTGGAACTCAAGTTGGTTCCAGCACAGGATTTGGATCTGGTACTGGGTTCGGTGCCCTTGGAGGTTCCAGTACTGGGTTCGGTGCCCTTGGGGGTTCCAGTACTGGCTTTGGCACTGGAATCGGTGGCCTTCCAGGTCTTGGAACTGGAGGCTTCAAGGGAGCTGTTAGTCACTTCAGCAGCGGACACACCAGTACGGGTCCTGGAAGCCTCGCTGCTGGTAGCTCTTTCAGACACGGTTCTTCAGGCTTCAGCTCTCAAGCGTTCTCATCGTCGTTCGCATCATCTGGAAGCTTCAGTACCGGCGGAACAG TTCACGCCGGCTTCTGCCCCAACGTTACTGACAAGTGTCCTAGCAAACATGCAAAGAAGGCCACCAAATGCCTTAATGACGACACGTGCGCACTTACTGAGAAGTGCTGCTTCGACGCCTGCCTCCAGAACGGGCCGGTTGACCACTTCGTCTGCAAGCCGGCACTTACCAAGGCCCCCGCATGGTAG